From the Lactuca sativa cultivar Salinas chromosome 9, Lsat_Salinas_v11, whole genome shotgun sequence genome, the window GTGGCTAAATCAATAAATtatgaaaatatatgattttttttttcttttgtattttttCCTAATATCAGAACAATGTTTATTTTAATAGTCAAACGAATATAATGGTTTAATTAATAAGGAATAGTTAAATGACCAAATTGATAAGATATTAAATGTAAATAGTTTTTATCTCGGATTTTGCCACATAGctgaagtgaaaaaaaaaaaaaaaaaaaaaaaaaccttgaagTCGAATTCGTATTCTAAACTCTGTATCATTAGGACGAACATGTGGGGACATATGTATAGTTGAAGTGTCGCAACGTGTTGTGGGTTTACCATAAAGGGTGTGATTACAACTCATGTTTAGCTAATTAATACGTTACTAATAGATTCAAAGCAACCAAATCCACCTAAACTACCATTTACTTATTAAAATAAAGGTtagatgcaagaaatagcaacataacatcatttatttatttataaaagcaacatactttcatttatttctattacaacattgtaatTTCAAGGATTTTCTTAATAAAACATTGTACTTAAAAAATATCTATTTCATTGTAGCATTGAAAATTGGTATGTGTTTAGATGACATTGCTACCATTGAATATAGTTTTTAACATATAATGTTGTAATTGAAGAGTTCTACTTATAACCTTTCAAACAATTAGAGCAAATTTTCTAACTTAAAGATGTCAATTCTTAGATGAAATAGGTTAAATATTGCATGCCATGTGAGTActattttttctataaaaataacATTACGTTATTTTAACGTAACATGTTATTGGGAATgaattatattaataaaattgtgAACTTACTTTATATGGATAGGAGACATGCTATTGAAAAAGACCATGGTgcgattagggtttatgtttttatCAACCCATTCGCCCCATGTTTTCAACACTCGTGCATATGCTAAAGGCCTCTCGATTTCATCGTATTCTGTTGCTCCTTCATCAAATGATCCTCTCCTGTTTCATCAAATTTATGATAATTTATTtgcaaataaaataaattaaaatgggGAAAATGTAAGTTGAAAAAAAAGGTgagaaaatgaaaaatgaagcTTACAGCACTTTCATGTTTCTTGTGTTCATCCACCAAATATATGTGTTAAAGACCAAATAGTCAACATTTTTCCAATTTTGACCATGGCTATTAATTGATTCAGGCATGATGATTCTGTCTAATATGCTGTGTATCTCTGGATCATCAGAGTTTGATTGGACCAAAAATGGGGCCCAGTAAAATTCCACGGTGGCATTATAATCCtgaaataattaataaaattcaaCATTCAAAGTTATAATAATCAAATACTTTAAATTCTCAGTTAAATATAATTAATCTTGCTAATATCTGTTATGATTATTGATTCACAATTTGAAATTTTTGGATTAGAGTTTTTGAAAAGAAAGCAAGTTATTTCATTTGGGGTAAATTATATTTTTGACCCGAaactaatatgattttttttttcaatttttatccAAAATAAAATTTCTCTTGTAAATTTGGTCATTCTTTTAGGTTTTGTTACGTTTTTGGTCCCTATACCAACAAAataattatgatttttggaacaaaattgcaaaaataagcTCGAATCAGGGAGCAAAAACAGTCGTTTTATTTGGAAGAATGACTAAAAACATTTCAAGCAGCGTGATGAGGACCATAATTTCGAAAGaaactttttgggaccaaattGCAAAAAACAGCTATACTTGgggaccaaaattgtaatttactctttcTATTGAAACAAGTCAGCAACCCCAAAATGAAAACAACATTTAGATTTCCTTAGAATTCTGTCCTAAAGCAAGTACCAATTTTGCAAGTTTTAATATTTACAAGATTTGTATAAAAACCCTCAAAAGTATAGAGTAAAACTTAACGGTAGATTTTtgctaacattttttttttaaatttcatgcATAATTTGATCAAAACTACATGAAGaataattaaatacatgaaacaTACCATAACAAAACCTCTcaatcaatgtcacaatcttaagaATAATAATACgtttttttttcataaactaTCTAAATTCATTTATTGTTAAGTTGAAGTACATATAATATGAAACTAATATAGGTCAATTTCACTTTAGCTAATATATCTAAAATAAGCAACAAAAAGAaacattatttaaatataaaaaacaacTTAAAGTAAGTTGTTTAGTAATTTAACCTTTTTTGTAAATCCATGGAGGAATCTTTGTAGGACCATTTGCTTTACTTTCATTAAATGCTAAAGACATCATTATGAAAAATGACTACAAAAGTTTTTTCCCTTCAAAAGCTTGAAGAAATTTCAGTTTAAATTGGCTATCATTTATAAAGGTAATTAAGTCGTATTATAAAAGTAAGAcatcaaaaagcataataaataataaataatcagagagtaataaataataaataatcagagagtaataaataataaataatcaaagTCATAATAAGAAATAATCAAAAACTAtcattgtttttaaaaaaatgtgacATCAAAGTATAAGCAACTTGAATGTTTTATtcaaaaaataacattaaaataaagaTATTTAATGAGTAGACCATTATTATTGCTTACATTCCGATGGTATTTTTTAAGCAATAAGTGATTTctgaaaaaaacaaacaaatagtCAACTATCCATCTAAGGACATTATTAATCTTTTATTTAAGGATATTCCACTAAATTTATAGTATGCAATATAAGTACATTAAGGTTATTAAACAATTACACCCAACAAAAGTACCCTTTAATTCCCTCCATGTTGGAGTAATGCTATGTCGTTAAATTATTGGGTTTGATGATAAAATACAAgatgattttattttttttaatagttcACGTAACATAATATTATAAACTAGATAATGTAACATACCATCAACTTTTCactattttatcaaaaatttaacCATTATTTTATCATTTGATGTAACTATTTGTATTTTATAATGTAACAACTAATTTACTATGAATGATTAAACATTTTGTAAAGATAAGTTGGAATATTTCTAATTTACTATGAAACTCTTTGCATTAGACAAATTCCTAAACttcatattatattattatatcaaTTCCTAGAACTTTTACTTTTTGAATACGAATATTGAATAATTCttagagagaagaagaagaaagaaacctCGATTCTGAAAATGGAGAGAGACCCTGTTTTGATCAAACTCTTTCTTCCTGAACTAACAACCGATTGAACCATACACACCATTGATTCCCATTGATTTCTATTCAACGAATCTCCAACGAACATAAGCCTCTTGTTCTTCAATTTCTCCACCAACAATTTCCTTCTAAACCTTCATTTCATTTCCCCCAAAACACACAATTAAAATCATCAAGAATTCAgcaattaattcaattttaaaaaAGTGGAAGAACAGAGTAAGCTTACTTTGGCAAATTACAGTCTTTAGGCTGCCACCTCCACTTCTGATACATAGAATCTTGTCTCCCATTTTTCATACACGTAACCTGTTCAGTCAGAAATTCACACTCCTCTTCTTTATACAAAGGATGTGTCAAATCGTCAAAAACCCATTTCCCATCGAAAATATCGCAGCTTTCCGGTGGAAATTCGTCGTCTTCCGCCGTCAAGTTGGTGGTCTGTTGCTCATTCGGAAGTGGGTTTTCATGGGGAGTGATTTTCTGAAACTGGAGTGTATAGAACGGGAATTTTGTTAGTGATTTAACGTCTTCGTTGTAGAAGATGATTCCGATGAGGAAAACAGAGAGGAGGACGGCGGAAACAGAGAGGTGGTTATTTTTCCGGTAGTTCATGGCGGCGGTGTAGggaaagagaaagagagggaTTTTCCGACGGAGGAGAGAGAGAAGATGTTGAAGATGTAGAGAGGAACAAAAAGAGCGACATTTATGGGGAAATTGAGGATGAATTTGGTGAAAGGTGATTGTCTATATTGAATTGGTGGATGAAGTGTTGGTTTTTTGAGGATTTTGCTTAAAAAATTCCACTGTTCTAACAactttcttgaatatccatttctggttttagagagagaaagaggaggaggaggaggagtgaGAAGAAAGGGTCGTGGGAAGTGGGCGTCATGGATCCTTTTCACAGCCGGTGATGAGAGGTACTCTTGTTtcagaataaatggaaaatttCTAATTGTGTTTTGTCTTTTTTGTGTTAAAGACCTCCTTCAACAAGCCACGATCTTTTGTCTGAAATATAGTTTAATAAagattttagagtaaattacacgaatggtccctatagtttgtgataatttgcacgtttggtttCTAACTTATTGTTTTAATTCTGAAGGTCCCtatagtttgtttttgttgcattCCTGAtcactgtcttacctaaaaaaactattttattattaatcttttaatttatataaataaacataCCTCAACCTCAACCTCAATCCCAACTCCACTTACATTTCATATTACTTTACCTTACCCAGGGGCGGAACACAATCACTACAGGTAGGGGGGCCGGAATCAAAACttcataattaaaatatatatgcaAGTTTTATTTTGAGCAAAACTATGACATATTAAAATTGTAAACATGAAAACTAATATAAATACTGTTACATCGTTTTTCAAAGTGGAACGTGACGATCTTTTGCATTTTTAAAGTCTTGTACAATTGTGTCTAAACTAATCTTTTCAGCAAGTTCTCGTTCGAAGTGCAAAACCAATGAGTCATTCAAAAACTCGTCTTCCATTTTATTCTGTAACCTTGTTTTAATGAGGTTCATTGCCGAAAATGACCTCTCCGTTGTAGCAGTAGAAACTGGAAGAGTAAGTATGAGACTCACTACTCGATAAATAAGATGAAAGTTCGCCACTCTTTTTGTCTTTATCAACCATTGACACAATTCTGATATAGATGTCAATAGTTTATAATCTACATGTTGAACGACATCAATCTGATAATGTTGAAGTTGTATTTTCAAAACTACTTTCTCTTGTTCATTGAAATCTCCGGGATAAAACTTCTCTACTAACTTAATCACATCACCACTTCGAAAAGGCTCAACGACACTTTTAGGATCTAAAGTTGTTGAAAGTCGAAGCAACTCCGTTGATCTATCATTGAATCGATGATTTAGTTCCATTAATTGACAATTAATTGCTTCATAAAATATATCCACCCGGTAATGATGCTCAAGTGTATGATCACTATGCTCGTTACGTGCTCGAGCCCCTCTACTAAAATATGGAGAAGACATATCAGGGATATCAATGTTGCGTTCCTGACAAAACGACATAACAAGAGACAGCAAACCGTCCCATCTTTCATCTTTCATTTTTTGCAATAACAATTTGGTGGATGTCACTAGCCTCAATGCATTACAAATATCTTGAGATTGTCTTTGTAAAGCTTGACAAAGTAAATCGGTAATCTCCATTATTTCTTTCTCGAGATGAAGAACAAAAATGAACTCAAATGTAGTAATAGCCTCATATGCAGAATCTGCGTCGCCTTTGATTGGACCGTTGCCATCTTTAATAATTTTAAGTAAAACCTCACAAGTTGGACTAAACATTTTAATTAAGCTCGAAACTGATTTGAGGTCAGAACTCCATCTAGTATCGCCAGCTCGTTGTAATGTACCAATTTGATTAAGACCTCTACCTGTCTCTGACTCATCAATAGAAATCTTATATGCAATTTCCTCAGCTTGTGCATCTCTAAGTTGGTCGGTACGCTTGGAGGAAGCACCAACAACATTGATAACAAAAGATAATCGAGTAAAAAACTTCTGTAATGCAACAACTCCTTGGGAAGTAGCCATTAATGCTAATTGTAATCGATGTGCAAAACAATGAACATAATACGCATATGGACAATCATTTGAAATCAATGCTTGCAAACCATTGAAATGACCTCGCATATTACTTGCACCATCATAGCCTTGACCACGAATTGACTTAAGATCAAGATTGTTATGTGACAATACAGAATAAATTGCATTCTTAAGAGTTTGTGATGTAGTGTCAGGTACATGAACAAGCCCAAAGAAACGCTCCATAATGAAGCCATCTTTATTTAAGAATCTCAAAACAATTGACATTTGTTCTTTATTAGACTGATCACGTGCTTCATCAACAACTAAACAAAATTTTCCTCCATTAATCTCCTCACAAATCATCCTCCTCACCCTAGTTGAGATAAGGTTTAAAATCTCTTTTTGAATTGATGGTGATGTATATAATGCATGTTTAGGAGCAGTACGGAACAATTCTTCCATCTCTATATTAAAACGCCAAGTGCCTTCAATATTTCACGAAAATTTCCTTTGTTTATGGAATCTGATCCTTCATCGTGGCCTCTATATGCAATTCCTTGAAATGCACATAAACGGACTGTATAAATAGTAGCTTTCAATCTCAATCTATTATTTTTACGTCCCTCTTCTGTAAATGCCTCAAACACATTTCGTATATTTTGCGCCTCATTTAACAAATCATTACATGATTTTTGTGCAACATTGTGAAAAGATGTACACTCAGTCCTTATGTGATTCAAAAAGGAGCAATTTTTTTCACCAACTTTCTTCCAGTTATGAAATCCATCTATAGTAAATGCTCGTTGGCCGTAGTGTCCCATTCCAGAAGGCTTGTTGAATagaaaacatggaaaacaaaacgCAACATCTACGCTCTTTGAATATTCAAGCCAATGATATAACTTAAACCAAGAAGCTTGAAAACTACGTTTATGGGTTCCTGGTCTAGATTTTGGATATACAGAAAGTGTTTGTTGAAAGGGACCATGAGTAATATATGCTCGTATAATAGTATCTCGTTGATTAATTGAATAATCATAAATTTGCTTACGCAAACCAGGATCTCGTTCTAGTGTACTAAGATCAATTTCATTATTTTCAAGATGAGGTTTTTTGAAACGGTTTTCAGTAATAGGAACATCAGGCGTGGGGGTATCTTCATCCAAAACAATCTTTGGTGGGTTTTCAGAATCTTGAGTAGAACCTGActgttttcttttgaaaaatccaTCAGTAATAGATTGTTTTTTCATGTTCATATAAACTACACAATCAAATTTACAAACAATTAACAAATAG encodes:
- the LOC111896836 gene encoding uncharacterized protein LOC111896836, with translation MEELFRTAPKHALYTSPSIQKEILNLISTRVRRMICEEINGGKFCLVVDEARDQSNKEQMSIVLRFLNKDGFIMERFFGLVHVPDTTSQTLKNAIYSVLSHNNLDLKSIRGQGYDGASNMRGHFNGLQALISNDCPYAYYVHCFAHRLQLALMATSQGVVALQKFFTRLSFVINVVGASSKRTDQLRDAQAEEIAYKISIDESETGRGLNQIGTLQRAGDTRWSSDLKSVSSLIKMFSPTCEVLLKIIKDGNGPIKGDADSAYEAITTFEFIFVLHLEKEIMEITDLLCQALQRQSQDICNALRLVTSTKLLLQKMKDERWDGLLSLVMSFCQERNIDIPDMSSPYFSRGARARNEHSDHTLEHHYRVDIFYEAINCQLMELNHRFNDRSTELLRLSTTLDPKSVVEPFRSGDVIKLVEKFYPGDFNEQEKVVLKIQLQHYQIDVVQHVDYKLLTSISELCQWLIKTKRVANFHLIYRVVSLILTLPVSTATTERSFSAMNLIKTRLQNKMEDEFLNDSLVLHFERELAEKISLDTIVQDFKNAKDRHVPL
- the LOC111896848 gene encoding xylan O-acetyltransferase 1; amino-acid sequence: MNYRKNNHLSVSAVLLSVFLIGIIFYNEDVKSLTKFPFYTLQFQKITPHENPLPNEQQTTNLTAEDDEFPPESCDIFDGKWVFDDLTHPLYKEEECEFLTEQVTCMKNGRQDSMYQKWRWQPKDCNLPKFRRKLLVEKLKNKRLMFVGDSLNRNQWESMVCMVQSVVSSGRKSLIKTGSLSIFRIEDYNATVEFYWAPFLVQSNSDDPEIHSILDRIIMPESINSHGQNWKNVDYLVFNTYIWWMNTRNMKVLRGSFDEGATEYDEIERPLAYARVLKTWGEWVDKNINPNRTMVFFNSMSPIHIKSLDWNNPEGIKCAKETSPILNVTAPPNVGTDRRLFTVATDVIQSMKVPVNFINITTLSEYRKDAHTSIYTIRQGKLLTADQKADPAIYADCIHWCLPGLPDTWNEFLYTRIISHL